From the genome of Gammaproteobacteria bacterium, one region includes:
- a CDS encoding ATP-binding protein, translating to MIFHLPSDVLRIEDAVEKVVARCHRIIELERRASRVRMNLRVALAEALSNAMLYGNGADRSKRVRVELTITAKAIITRVTDEGPGFDYEDIPDPTTPERLLKPDGRGIFLMRKLLDEVSFNERGNSVTLLLRRDQVRRE from the coding sequence TTGATCTTCCACCTCCCGAGCGACGTCCTCCGCATCGAGGACGCCGTCGAGAAGGTGGTCGCGCGCTGCCATCGCATCATCGAGCTCGAGCGAAGGGCCAGCCGCGTCCGCATGAATCTTCGCGTGGCGCTTGCGGAAGCGCTCTCCAACGCGATGCTGTATGGCAACGGCGCCGATCGGTCGAAGCGCGTGCGCGTGGAACTGACGATCACGGCCAAGGCCATCATCACCCGGGTAACGGATGAAGGACCGGGTTTCGACTACGAGGACATCCCGGATCCGACCACCCCCGAGAGGCTCCTGAAGCCCGACGGACGCGGGATCTTCCTGATGCGCAAACTGCTGGACGAGGTCTCCTTCAACGAGCGGGGCAACTCCGTCACCCTGCTGCTGAGACGCGATCAGGTACGACGCGAATGA
- a CDS encoding STAS domain-containing protein, producing MPFIVEQSGAITIISVTGHLIVANRQELKHVVLERLRTGDREFLVDFAETGYIDSSGLGVLVSLSKKVREQGGELRLAALNDDLRTLFQLTKLDTLFTIVDSREEGLRDG from the coding sequence ATGCCCTTCATCGTAGAACAATCCGGCGCGATCACCATCATCAGCGTAACCGGACACCTCATCGTTGCGAACCGCCAGGAGCTCAAACACGTCGTGCTCGAGCGGCTGCGGACCGGGGACCGGGAGTTCCTTGTCGACTTTGCCGAAACCGGCTACATCGACTCGTCCGGACTTGGGGTGCTGGTGTCCCTGTCCAAGAAGGTGCGGGAGCAGGGTGGGGAACTCCGGCTGGCCGCGCTCAACGATGACCTGCGCACCCTCTTCCAGCTCACCAAGCTCGACACCCTTTTCACCATCGTGGATTCCCGCGAAGAGGGCCTCCGGGACGGCTGA
- the coaD gene encoding pantetheine-phosphate adenylyltransferase has translation MSGAGNLVAIYPGSFDPVTLGHEDIVQRTLCVADRVVVAVAHSSTQSKRQLFSVEERVRLLQEVFQDEARVECTSFEGLLVDFARARGARFMIRGLRAVSDFEYEFQMAQMNRQLWPGAETLFLMPDVSYAFLSSSLVREVAVLGGDISRFVSPLVARGIRRKLENQRRAEE, from the coding sequence ATGAGCGGTGCCGGGAACCTGGTCGCCATCTATCCGGGGTCGTTCGATCCCGTCACGCTCGGTCACGAGGACATCGTCCAGCGCACGCTGTGCGTCGCCGACCGGGTCGTGGTCGCGGTGGCGCACAGCTCGACCCAGTCCAAGCGCCAGTTGTTCAGCGTTGAAGAACGGGTGCGCCTCCTGCAGGAAGTGTTTCAGGATGAGGCGCGCGTGGAATGCACTTCCTTCGAGGGCCTGCTGGTGGACTTTGCGCGCGCCCGCGGGGCACGCTTCATGATTCGCGGCCTTCGGGCGGTGTCGGACTTCGAGTACGAATTCCAGATGGCCCAGATGAATCGCCAGCTGTGGCCCGGTGCTGAGACCCTCTTCCTCATGCCCGACGTGTCGTACGCGTTCCTTTCCTCTTCTCTGGTTCGCGAAGTCGCCGTCCTGGGCGGGGATATCTCCAGGTTCGTCTCGCCCCTCGTGGCCCGCGGGATCCGCCGGAAACTCGAGAACCAGCGGAGGGCGGAGGAGTGA
- the rsmD gene encoding 16S rRNA (guanine(966)-N(2))-methyltransferase RsmD — MRIIAGRWRGHRLKPLRGRNVRPTSDRVREAWMAALGADLEGAVVVDLFAGSGALGLEALSRGASQVTFVDLSRRALRVLRANIELLGVGTLTRVVRADALGYTKRMQREEVDLALADPPYGRGLAGRLLDLYGERPFAGVLWVEHRSREELPGCPGLRLRQRVYGDTTLTIAEAEA, encoded by the coding sequence GTGAGAATCATCGCCGGACGCTGGCGCGGCCACCGGTTGAAGCCGCTGCGCGGCCGGAACGTGCGCCCGACCTCCGACCGGGTGCGCGAGGCCTGGATGGCGGCGCTCGGCGCCGACCTGGAAGGGGCTGTGGTAGTGGATCTGTTCGCGGGCTCGGGCGCGCTCGGGCTCGAGGCGCTGAGTCGGGGCGCCAGCCAGGTGACCTTCGTGGATCTCTCGCGGCGCGCGCTCCGGGTTCTGCGGGCCAACATCGAGCTGCTGGGCGTCGGGACCCTTACACGCGTGGTGCGCGCCGACGCCCTGGGGTACACGAAGCGCATGCAGCGGGAAGAGGTCGATCTGGCGCTGGCCGATCCCCCCTACGGACGCGGGCTGGCGGGGCGCCTCCTCGACCTCTACGGCGAGCGTCCGTTTGCGGGCGTCCTGTGGGTGGAGCATCGTTCCCGGGAAGAGCTGCCCGGTTGTCCCGGGCTTCGGCTGCGCCAAAGAGTGTACGGAGACACCACGCTGACCATCGCGGAGGCTGAGGCATGA